In Persephonella sp. IF05-L8, the following are encoded in one genomic region:
- a CDS encoding rhodanese-like domain-containing protein: MFLDRDTYQKIHISVQELKEKIDKGEDFILLDVREPQEYNFSRIKEKEAMLVPLMKLPSVINQLPKDKPIYVLCRSGNRSLQATLWLMEHGFDNVKNVEGGILAWSDYIDPTVRKY, translated from the coding sequence TTGTTTTTAGACAGAGACACATACCAAAAAATTCATATCTCAGTGCAGGAGCTTAAAGAAAAAATTGATAAGGGAGAGGATTTTATTCTACTTGATGTGAGGGAACCTCAGGAGTATAACTTTTCCAGAATTAAAGAAAAAGAAGCTATGCTTGTTCCTTTAATGAAATTACCTTCTGTTATAAATCAGCTTCCTAAAGACAAGCCTATTTATGTTTTATGCAGAAGTGGTAATAGAAGCCTTCAGGCTACTTTATGGCTTATGGAACATGGATTTGATAATGTAAAAAACGTTGAAGGTGGAATTCTTGCCTGGAGTGATTATATAGACCCAACAGTTAGAAAATATTAA
- the nadA gene encoding quinolinate synthase NadA, with protein sequence MAAAVENRQEQLIEKINRLRKEKNAIILAHYYQRGEIQDIADIVGDSLELARRAQETDADIIVFAGVKFMAETAKILNPEKKVLHPNPESGCPMADMATYEGVKKLKEEHPDAMVVAYVNTNADVKTLADVIVTSRNAVKVVKKLDTKKIIFVPDQFLGSFIAQQVPEKEFILWKGFCPPHFNLTPDQLLALKEKYPDAKIAVHPECNTETVKIADFVGSTSQIIEFATTCDAQNVIIGTEVGLKHWLEKVNPNKNYIFPVNADYCGTVHCCDMKKNTLDKIADVLENETNEIVLPPDIIEKARKPLERMLSIV encoded by the coding sequence ATGGCAGCAGCAGTAGAAAACAGACAGGAGCAGTTAATAGAAAAAATAAACAGGCTCAGAAAAGAGAAAAATGCGATAATACTTGCCCACTACTACCAGAGAGGAGAAATCCAGGATATAGCCGATATAGTTGGCGATTCTCTGGAACTGGCAAGAAGAGCACAGGAAACAGATGCAGATATTATAGTTTTTGCCGGTGTTAAATTTATGGCTGAAACTGCAAAAATCCTGAACCCAGAGAAAAAAGTCCTTCACCCTAACCCTGAAAGCGGCTGTCCGATGGCAGATATGGCAACTTATGAAGGTGTCAAAAAACTGAAAGAAGAGCATCCAGATGCTATGGTTGTTGCCTATGTAAACACAAACGCAGATGTTAAAACACTGGCAGATGTGATAGTTACCTCCAGAAATGCTGTCAAAGTTGTCAAAAAATTAGATACCAAAAAAATTATATTTGTTCCTGACCAGTTTTTAGGTTCTTTCATAGCCCAACAGGTTCCAGAAAAAGAATTTATCCTGTGGAAAGGTTTCTGTCCTCCACACTTTAACCTTACACCAGACCAGCTACTTGCCTTAAAAGAAAAATACCCAGATGCAAAAATAGCAGTCCACCCTGAATGTAATACTGAAACAGTAAAAATTGCTGATTTCGTAGGTAGCACATCTCAGATAATTGAATTTGCAACAACCTGCGATGCCCAGAATGTTATTATCGGAACAGAGGTAGGACTGAAACACTGGCTTGAAAAGGTAAATCCAAATAAGAATTATATATTCCCTGTTAATGCAGACTACTGTGGAACAGTCCACTGCTGTGATATGAAAAAAAATACACTGGATAAAATTGCTGATGTCTTAGAAAACGAAACTAATGAAATTGTCTTACCACCAGATATTATAGAAAAAGCCAGAAAACCACTTGAGCGAATGCTTTCAATAGTGTAA
- the smc gene encoding chromosome segregation protein SMC, producing MSGAYIDRINVYGFKSYGNRRLSIPVGNGFVGIVGPNGSGKSNIGDAIVFALGLATAKSMRALKLSDLIFSSRGKSAEYAEVEVIFKNEGAFPLNDEEVSIYRKVEHNGKSTYKINGRPAKQYEVEELLSYAGIPKQGYNIVTQGDIFKFIKMTPSERRDLLSEIAGITEYEERKEKALKDLEETEEKISSAKLILKEVKSNLKRLEEERENALLASQLEEKIKEIQEKIKGVKLYFLLTEQEKALQELEKVENRINQLYLDKESSIEKQKEKISQIKELENKLNELQKSLLPVKEKEGAITSQIRHLNEKKSEIEEQLQELQELLKELAKEKEEKVKEVIQLEEEIKNLKRKLPEIKRELEEAEKELEEKNKKLKEIEIGGSKAKLDLGQIEKEEKELKEKQGYLHKEKLHLEMELTRLQEKIESYRQEIEQLTEELEGLRKSKGNIKNFVDTQERKIRGLQSELQRLKIRKETLTKKLKENREKIEQNFQRLAQILAQLSQIREDKVMTLIRDVKGVYGQVADLIGVKDPELTTAIEAAAGGRLKNIVVEDDKVAEECIRILKQNKAGKATFIPLNRIRVQQATKPPLMRGVIGLAADFVEYSKDIEKAIKYVFGETVIVENFDAARTLGIGTFRMVTLEGDIFEKSGTITGGADKHKGASLGRGTLEQEKIRLEKEDDRLKKEEEMMEEELKKIDQKIALTEKELYQLQTESQNVLERNREIEEKIQQNVSRINILEEEIMNLKKKQLDIENKLDVANRHLTEVERQIQAVEGRKKEILEKMESEGLHKLRKEWEEATQKVYSLREKKNELENQIEKLTDRLENSLKVRIFQIENEKLKTEDSIKLKQKQIEEIKSQIEQLSNELSNLWKGLKEKEKERDTLLEKIETFKEELKILRYEEENINKEITYLLEDKGKYEQKVEDLKEELMLLKEEYDGEAIEGDLKQLEKELREYQEKRQQIGAVNQKALEDYEEIKERYEDLSQKLKVLIDEKKSIEELIENLEQKKIQAFMEVYEAVNKNLGKIFKRLSPGGKAYLEIENEEDPLSGGILLKARPRGKDVKRLEIMSGGEKTLTALAFLFAVQQYRPAPFYYFDEVDAHLDDANARKIAELMKELSQEAQFIVVTLRDTMASYADRLLGVSAREGISNVYSLELAEVL from the coding sequence ATGTCAGGAGCTTATATTGATAGGATAAATGTTTATGGATTTAAATCCTATGGAAACCGCAGGCTATCTATTCCTGTAGGTAATGGCTTTGTTGGAATAGTTGGGCCCAACGGTTCAGGTAAAAGTAATATAGGAGATGCCATTGTTTTTGCCCTTGGTCTTGCTACTGCAAAATCAATGAGAGCCCTGAAACTATCTGACCTGATTTTTTCATCAAGAGGAAAATCAGCCGAATATGCAGAAGTTGAAGTGATTTTCAAAAATGAAGGAGCATTCCCTTTAAATGATGAAGAAGTATCAATTTACAGAAAAGTAGAACACAACGGAAAATCAACATATAAAATAAATGGCAGACCTGCCAAACAATACGAAGTAGAGGAGCTCCTCTCCTATGCCGGAATACCAAAGCAGGGCTACAACATTGTTACTCAGGGAGATATATTCAAATTTATCAAAATGACCCCTTCAGAAAGAAGAGACCTCCTTAGCGAGATAGCAGGTATCACAGAATACGAAGAAAGAAAAGAAAAAGCCCTGAAAGACCTTGAAGAAACAGAAGAAAAAATCTCATCTGCAAAACTTATTTTAAAAGAAGTCAAATCAAACCTTAAAAGACTTGAAGAAGAGAGGGAAAACGCACTTCTTGCTTCTCAGTTAGAGGAAAAAATCAAAGAGATACAGGAAAAAATAAAAGGAGTAAAGCTATATTTTCTCTTAACAGAGCAGGAGAAGGCTCTACAGGAGTTAGAAAAAGTAGAAAATAGAATAAACCAGTTATATCTGGATAAAGAAAGCTCCATAGAAAAACAAAAAGAAAAGATATCCCAGATTAAAGAACTGGAAAATAAACTAAATGAATTACAAAAATCCCTTTTACCGGTTAAAGAAAAAGAAGGAGCAATTACATCACAAATAAGACACCTTAACGAAAAGAAATCAGAGATAGAAGAGCAACTTCAGGAGCTTCAGGAACTTCTAAAAGAACTGGCCAAGGAAAAGGAAGAAAAAGTAAAAGAAGTAATCCAGCTTGAAGAAGAAATAAAAAATCTAAAAAGAAAACTCCCAGAAATAAAAAGAGAACTTGAGGAAGCAGAAAAAGAGTTAGAAGAAAAAAATAAAAAACTAAAAGAGATTGAGATAGGTGGTTCAAAAGCAAAACTTGACCTTGGACAGATAGAAAAGGAAGAAAAAGAGCTTAAAGAAAAACAGGGATATCTCCACAAAGAAAAACTCCATCTTGAAATGGAATTAACAAGACTACAGGAAAAAATAGAAAGTTACAGACAGGAAATAGAACAACTTACAGAGGAATTAGAAGGCCTGAGAAAATCAAAAGGAAATATAAAAAACTTTGTGGATACACAGGAAAGAAAAATAAGAGGTCTGCAAAGTGAACTCCAGAGATTAAAAATCAGAAAAGAAACCCTTACAAAAAAACTAAAAGAAAACAGGGAAAAAATAGAACAAAACTTCCAGAGGCTTGCCCAGATTTTAGCCCAGCTTTCCCAGATTAGAGAAGATAAAGTAATGACACTAATCAGAGATGTAAAAGGTGTTTACGGACAGGTTGCAGACCTGATAGGGGTAAAAGACCCAGAGCTAACAACAGCTATAGAAGCGGCAGCCGGTGGAAGATTAAAAAATATTGTTGTTGAAGATGACAAGGTTGCAGAAGAATGCATAAGAATACTAAAGCAAAACAAAGCAGGAAAAGCAACATTTATACCCTTAAATAGAATTAGAGTTCAGCAAGCTACAAAGCCACCATTAATGAGAGGTGTTATCGGACTTGCAGCAGATTTTGTTGAGTATAGCAAAGATATAGAAAAAGCTATTAAATACGTTTTTGGTGAAACAGTCATAGTAGAAAACTTTGATGCTGCCAGAACACTGGGAATTGGAACATTCAGAATGGTAACCCTTGAAGGTGATATTTTTGAAAAAAGCGGAACAATTACAGGTGGAGCAGACAAACACAAAGGAGCTTCTCTGGGTAGAGGAACACTGGAACAGGAAAAAATCAGGCTGGAAAAAGAAGACGACAGACTGAAAAAAGAAGAAGAAATGATGGAAGAGGAGTTGAAAAAAATAGACCAGAAAATAGCTTTAACAGAAAAAGAGTTATACCAGCTCCAGACAGAAAGCCAGAATGTTCTTGAAAGAAACAGAGAAATAGAAGAAAAAATCCAGCAAAATGTTTCCAGAATAAATATCCTTGAAGAAGAAATAATGAACTTGAAGAAAAAACAGCTTGATATAGAAAATAAATTAGATGTTGCCAACAGGCATCTTACAGAGGTAGAAAGACAAATTCAGGCTGTTGAAGGAAGAAAAAAAGAAATCTTAGAAAAAATGGAAAGTGAAGGACTTCATAAACTTAGAAAAGAATGGGAAGAAGCTACACAAAAGGTTTATTCACTCAGGGAAAAGAAAAATGAACTTGAAAACCAGATTGAAAAATTAACAGACAGACTGGAAAACAGTCTGAAGGTAAGAATATTCCAGATTGAAAATGAGAAACTCAAAACAGAGGACAGCATAAAACTAAAACAAAAACAGATTGAAGAGATAAAATCCCAGATTGAACAGCTTAGTAATGAGCTGTCTAATCTGTGGAAAGGCCTGAAAGAAAAAGAAAAAGAAAGGGATACTCTCCTTGAGAAGATAGAAACCTTCAAAGAAGAGCTTAAAATCCTCAGATATGAGGAAGAAAATATAAACAAAGAAATCACATATCTGCTGGAAGACAAAGGAAAATATGAACAAAAGGTTGAAGACCTAAAAGAAGAATTAATGCTCCTGAAAGAAGAGTATGACGGAGAAGCAATAGAAGGAGATTTAAAACAACTGGAAAAAGAGCTTAGAGAGTATCAGGAAAAGAGACAACAGATTGGTGCAGTCAACCAGAAAGCACTGGAAGATTACGAAGAAATAAAAGAAAGATACGAAGACCTTAGCCAGAAATTAAAAGTTCTTATAGACGAGAAAAAATCAATAGAAGAACTTATTGAAAACCTTGAGCAAAAGAAAATACAGGCATTTATGGAAGTATATGAAGCAGTTAACAAAAATCTTGGAAAAATATTCAAAAGATTATCCCCTGGTGGAAAGGCTTACCTTGAAATAGAAAATGAAGAAGACCCACTTTCAGGTGGGATACTCCTGAAAGCAAGACCAAGAGGAAAAGATGTCAAAAGACTGGAAATCATGTCAGGTGGGGAAAAAACATTAACAGCACTTGCATTCCTGTTTGCAGTTCAGCAGTATAGACCTGCCCCATTTTATTACTTTGATGAGGTTGATGCCCACCTTGATGATGCAAATGCCAGAAAAATAGCAGAACTGATGAAAGAACTATCCCAGGAAGCCCAGTTTATAGTGGTTACCCTCAGAGATACAATGGCATCTTATGCAGATAGATTACTTGGAGTATCTGCAAGAGAAGGAATATCAAATGTATACAGCCTTGAACTTGCAGAAGTATTATAA
- a CDS encoding fatty acid--CoA ligase: MERTYPFQNFYQLIEKNAKKYGKKPAIFEDNLKITHSQLKHYVDSFARYLELSAGIQKGDHVAILMQNSKEFIIALLAITKLGAVAIPVNTFLKKNEIEYILDHSDSKLLITQEKFQKELTDIFQNTKVQKIIWAGEYKNFDQKNLPFDEGLSMEDYEHIQPQGNLDDVAIMVYTSGTTGKPKGVMLTYKNIFSNLINVEELFKLSHKDRFIVYLPMFHTFTLTATVLLPLYVGSAIVVIKSILPFSNILKQTLLKRVTIFMGVPEVYNALSKAKLPWYFMWFNKLRVFVSGAAPLPEATLKRMREKFPKVPLLEGYGLSEASPVVSINRLEKQKPLSVGPPLPDYQVKIVDDELMELPVGEIGEIIVKGDNVMKGYYKDLTATEETVINGWLLTGDLGYVDEEGYIYIVDRKKDLIISKGINIYPREIEEALMSHPEIEEAAVVGKKDETQGEIPVAFIKLVEGSNLTEKEIRNYLKDKLANYKIPKLFYFVEDMPRNATGKILKRVLREKVNKGEFD, from the coding sequence ATGGAGAGAACATATCCCTTTCAGAACTTCTATCAGCTAATAGAAAAAAATGCAAAAAAATATGGAAAAAAGCCTGCCATATTTGAGGACAACCTGAAAATCACTCATTCACAGCTTAAGCATTATGTTGATTCATTTGCCAGATATCTGGAATTATCCGCCGGTATTCAAAAAGGCGACCATGTTGCAATATTAATGCAAAACTCAAAGGAGTTTATAATTGCTTTACTTGCTATTACCAAATTAGGTGCGGTTGCAATACCGGTAAATACATTTCTAAAAAAGAATGAAATTGAATACATACTTGACCATAGCGACTCAAAACTGCTGATAACACAGGAGAAATTCCAGAAAGAGCTGACAGATATCTTCCAGAATACTAAAGTTCAAAAAATAATCTGGGCAGGAGAGTACAAAAATTTTGACCAGAAAAATCTTCCCTTTGATGAAGGACTTTCAATGGAAGATTATGAGCATATACAGCCACAGGGAAATCTTGATGATGTCGCCATAATGGTTTATACCTCAGGAACAACAGGGAAGCCAAAAGGTGTAATGCTAACCTACAAAAATATATTTTCAAACCTTATAAATGTAGAAGAGCTCTTTAAACTCTCCCATAAAGACAGATTTATAGTCTATCTTCCTATGTTCCACACCTTCACATTGACAGCAACTGTTTTGCTGCCGCTTTATGTTGGGTCAGCTATCGTCGTTATAAAATCCATACTTCCATTTTCAAATATTTTGAAGCAAACTCTCCTGAAGAGAGTTACCATTTTTATGGGGGTTCCAGAAGTTTATAACGCTTTATCAAAGGCCAAACTCCCATGGTATTTCATGTGGTTTAATAAGCTCAGAGTTTTCGTATCAGGAGCAGCTCCATTACCTGAAGCAACTCTGAAAAGAATGAGAGAAAAGTTCCCTAAAGTCCCATTATTAGAAGGATATGGCCTCTCAGAAGCTTCACCGGTAGTATCAATAAACAGACTGGAAAAACAAAAACCCCTTTCTGTAGGACCTCCGCTGCCTGATTATCAGGTGAAGATTGTAGATGACGAACTTATGGAGCTTCCTGTAGGAGAGATAGGAGAAATCATAGTAAAAGGCGACAATGTAATGAAAGGGTATTATAAAGACCTTACAGCCACAGAAGAAACAGTGATAAACGGCTGGTTACTCACAGGAGACTTAGGTTATGTAGATGAAGAAGGATATATATATATTGTTGATAGGAAAAAAGACCTGATAATTTCAAAAGGTATCAATATTTATCCCCGTGAAATAGAAGAAGCCCTAATGTCCCACCCTGAGATTGAGGAAGCCGCCGTAGTAGGCAAAAAAGACGAAACACAGGGTGAAATTCCTGTTGCATTTATTAAATTAGTAGAAGGTTCAAATCTCACAGAAAAAGAAATCAGGAACTACCTGAAAGATAAGTTAGCCAATTATAAAATCCCAAAACTGTTTTACTTTGTGGAAGATATGCCAAGAAATGCCACAGGTAAAATACTCAAAAGAGTTCTGAGGGAAAAAGTAAATAAAGGCGAATTCGATTAA
- the hisC gene encoding histidinol-phosphate transaminase: MFLDRLKNFKSYKTETTPCKIKLSSNEMPFELPEWLKEKIGGEVKKIPFNRYPDPTSQELKEVMADFYGVKPENLVLGNGSDELIHLLVTVVGDIKQPVMYPVPTFPMYQVSADILTRPKVEFPLDDNFQLEKENIDKGLSYSPVLAFFASPNNPTGNSFDKELIKYVAKQNVFTAVDEAYIDFSDKEDFVKEALSSENIVVLRTMSKIGLAGIRLGVLIANEEIASLLDRVRPPFNITYPTQVIGKIVLREGREVIKEQIQIIKQEREKLMKEISKIENIKVYPSDANFFLIKVPDGNLVHSMLIQEGVLVRNMSHLPYMEDCLRVSIGKPEENQIFIEKLRLVMERIK; encoded by the coding sequence ATGTTTTTAGACAGACTAAAAAATTTCAAAAGTTACAAAACAGAAACAACGCCGTGTAAAATAAAACTTTCTTCAAATGAAATGCCGTTTGAACTTCCAGAATGGCTTAAAGAAAAAATAGGTGGTGAAGTCAAAAAAATTCCTTTCAATAGATATCCTGACCCAACTTCACAGGAATTAAAGGAAGTAATGGCCGATTTTTATGGGGTGAAACCTGAAAATCTTGTCCTTGGAAATGGTTCAGATGAATTAATTCATCTGCTTGTTACTGTGGTTGGGGATATTAAACAGCCTGTTATGTACCCTGTTCCAACATTTCCTATGTATCAGGTATCGGCCGATATATTAACAAGGCCTAAAGTTGAGTTTCCCCTTGATGATAATTTCCAGCTTGAAAAAGAAAATATAGACAAGGGGTTGTCTTACTCTCCAGTGCTTGCCTTTTTTGCTTCTCCTAATAATCCAACAGGAAATAGTTTTGATAAAGAGCTTATTAAATATGTTGCTAAACAAAATGTTTTTACTGCTGTAGATGAGGCTTATATAGATTTTTCTGATAAAGAGGATTTTGTGAAAGAAGCTCTATCTTCTGAGAATATTGTTGTTCTTAGAACAATGTCAAAAATAGGTCTGGCGGGTATAAGATTAGGGGTTTTAATTGCAAATGAGGAAATTGCTTCATTACTGGACAGGGTAAGACCACCTTTTAATATTACATATCCTACACAGGTAATAGGAAAAATAGTTTTAAGAGAAGGTAGAGAGGTCATAAAAGAGCAAATTCAAATAATAAAGCAGGAAAGAGAAAAATTAATGAAAGAGATATCCAAAATAGAAAATATCAAAGTTTACCCTTCAGATGCAAACTTTTTCTTAATAAAAGTTCCTGATGGAAATCTCGTTCATTCAATGTTAATTCAGGAAGGTGTCCTTGTTAGAAATATGTCACACCTGCCTTATATGGAAGATTGCTTAAGGGTTTCAATAGGAAAACCAGAGGAAAACCAGATATTTATAGAAAAATTAAGACTGGTTATGGAAAGGATAAAATAA
- the def gene encoding peptide deformylase, translating to MYEIRTWPDKILKQKMKEVDFFGSEKLKEYIDVMFQKMYEHEGVGLAANQIGIPYQIIVLDTTPREENGEENEEKREGIKLALINPKIVHKEGEIESTEGCLSFPGVQITIPRAQKVVVEAKDMEGKDIQIDAEDFLAVVLQHEIDHINGIPFIKYLSPVKRKLTLEKYMKKKKELAKSK from the coding sequence ATGTATGAGATAAGAACATGGCCAGACAAGATACTTAAACAAAAGATGAAAGAAGTTGATTTTTTTGGCTCCGAGAAGCTGAAAGAGTATATTGATGTAATGTTCCAAAAAATGTATGAACATGAAGGTGTTGGCCTTGCAGCAAACCAGATAGGTATTCCATATCAAATCATAGTTCTGGATACCACACCACGAGAAGAAAACGGAGAAGAAAATGAAGAAAAGAGAGAGGGAATAAAACTTGCCCTTATAAATCCCAAAATAGTCCATAAAGAAGGTGAAATTGAATCAACAGAAGGGTGTCTTAGCTTCCCAGGAGTACAAATCACTATTCCAAGAGCACAAAAAGTAGTTGTTGAAGCAAAAGATATGGAAGGAAAAGATATTCAGATAGATGCAGAGGATTTTCTTGCCGTAGTTTTACAACATGAGATTGACCATATAAATGGAATTCCTTTTATAAAGTATCTTTCACCTGTAAAAAGAAAATTAACACTTGAAAAATATATGAAAAAGAAAAAAGAACTTGCCAAATCAAAATAA
- a CDS encoding ribbon-helix-helix domain-containing protein: MKTITLKTGEEFFEYLENLSKKLGKPKSQIIREAVIEYGEKIKREKIHQKMEKLARQLSKDKNYLKEIKEFEDLSVNL, encoded by the coding sequence ATGAAAACAATTACTTTAAAAACAGGAGAAGAGTTTTTTGAATATTTAGAAAACCTTAGCAAAAAATTAGGTAAACCAAAATCTCAGATTATTAGAGAGGCTGTTATTGAGTATGGAGAAAAGATAAAAAGAGAAAAAATTCATCAAAAAATGGAAAAACTTGCAAGACAGCTAAGTAAAGATAAAAACTATCTAAAAGAAATCAAAGAATTTGAAGATTTAAGTGTAAATCTCTGA
- the rpe gene encoding ribulose-phosphate 3-epimerase — protein sequence MKLIAPSILSADFARLGEEIKTVEQAGADIIHLDIMDGRYVPNITIGIPVVESLRPLTDLPFDAHLMIVEPEKYVPDFIKAGCNMISFHMDACIHSHRLVDYIKSQGVKAGVVLNPATPVNTLEEIIHFVDYVLVMSVNPGFGGQRFIPETLHKIRKLRRLMEETGRTDILIEIDGGIKESNISQVSAEGVNIFVAGSSIFKAEDPVQAVKNLKQKAISVEV from the coding sequence ATAAAACTGATTGCTCCTTCTATTTTGTCTGCAGATTTTGCGAGGCTCGGAGAAGAAATAAAAACCGTTGAGCAGGCAGGGGCAGACATCATTCATCTGGATATAATGGATGGTAGATACGTTCCTAATATAACAATCGGTATTCCGGTAGTTGAAAGTTTGAGACCTTTAACTGACCTTCCTTTTGATGCCCATCTTATGATTGTTGAACCGGAAAAATATGTTCCTGATTTTATAAAAGCCGGCTGTAATATGATTTCTTTCCATATGGATGCCTGCATACATTCCCATAGGCTTGTTGATTACATAAAATCGCAGGGAGTTAAGGCAGGCGTTGTTCTTAACCCTGCAACCCCTGTAAATACGCTGGAAGAGATTATCCATTTTGTAGATTATGTCTTAGTTATGTCAGTTAACCCTGGGTTTGGAGGGCAGAGATTTATCCCTGAAACACTCCACAAAATTAGGAAACTGAGAAGATTGATGGAAGAAACAGGAAGAACGGATATATTAATTGAGATAGATGGTGGAATTAAAGAAAGTAATATCTCCCAGGTTTCTGCAGAAGGTGTTAATATCTTTGTTGCAGGCAGCTCTATATTTAAAGCCGAAGACCCTGTACAGGCAGTCAAGAACCTGAAACAAAAAGCAATTTCTGTTGAGGTTTAA
- a CDS encoding OmpP1/FadL family transporter — MKKISLAMAGLLISYTAFGAAYKIPEQSTRAMATAAAYFASANHADAAYYNPAAMSWLENKTLTELGIKYIYLPRINFEGYARDQITNVFFISNAKTVKEEFVIPYFHMVIPSTNNLRFGFSFTTPFGLSKRWSSDLQKQTAEEFTLKVFEFDTTAAYKVNHALSLGAGLRTVYASGKIKAVREPGYRLRLSGESGLTFGYLISAALNFEKVKIATIYKSEIKPKIDGQATGNVLIPEPIPTVYPISSEGSVKVVLPAEWRLGISYTPIPSTTFDLTYEITFWGRYKKLDFNFDDPVAEATLGQPKDKYWHDSKTIRLGVQHKFNEKFTGMAGIAYDETPIPQKTLGFELPDANGWIFSLGGLWTPTNNLEVGLAYLYVTKIDRNVYNENIEGKFSDMTAHLVNLSIGYKF; from the coding sequence ATGAAAAAGATATCATTAGCAATGGCAGGGCTTTTAATCAGTTATACAGCTTTTGGTGCTGCATATAAAATTCCTGAACAGTCAACAAGAGCTATGGCTACTGCAGCAGCCTATTTTGCAAGTGCAAACCATGCAGACGCTGCATATTACAATCCTGCAGCAATGAGCTGGCTTGAAAATAAAACCTTAACAGAACTGGGAATAAAATATATCTATTTGCCCAGAATAAATTTTGAAGGATATGCAAGAGACCAGATAACAAATGTCTTTTTTATATCTAATGCTAAAACTGTAAAAGAAGAATTTGTTATTCCATATTTTCACATGGTAATACCTTCTACAAACAACCTGAGATTTGGATTTTCTTTTACAACTCCATTTGGATTATCAAAAAGATGGTCTTCAGACTTACAAAAACAAACAGCAGAAGAATTTACACTAAAAGTATTTGAATTTGATACAACCGCGGCATATAAAGTAAATCATGCTCTTTCTCTGGGAGCAGGTTTAAGAACAGTTTATGCTTCTGGAAAGATAAAAGCTGTTAGAGAACCTGGTTATCGCCTTCGCCTTAGTGGAGAAAGTGGACTTACATTCGGATATCTGATATCTGCTGCACTTAACTTTGAAAAAGTAAAAATTGCAACTATTTATAAATCTGAAATAAAGCCTAAAATAGATGGTCAGGCTACAGGGAATGTTTTAATCCCAGAGCCTATTCCAACGGTATATCCTATTTCCTCTGAAGGTAGCGTAAAAGTTGTACTACCTGCAGAATGGAGACTTGGAATTTCTTATACTCCAATACCATCAACAACATTTGACCTTACATATGAAATAACCTTCTGGGGAAGATATAAAAAATTAGATTTTAATTTTGATGACCCTGTTGCAGAAGCGACTTTAGGTCAACCTAAAGATAAATACTGGCATGATAGCAAAACAATAAGATTAGGTGTTCAGCATAAATTTAACGAGAAATTCACAGGAATGGCAGGTATAGCTTATGATGAAACACCCATCCCTCAAAAAACATTAGGTTTTGAGCTACCTGATGCAAACGGTTGGATATTCTCTCTGGGTGGTTTATGGACACCAACAAATAATCTTGAGGTAGGACTGGCATATCTTTATGTAACGAAGATTGATAGAAACGTCTATAACGAAAACATAGAAGGAAAATTCTCTGATATGACTGCCCATCTGGTAAATTTATCAATAGGATATAAATTTTAG
- a CDS encoding GTP-binding protein: protein MELKILVTGAFAAGKTQFINTITGDAVKTEVQLSQKTEKLQKDKTTVAMDYGKIEINGTKIHLFGTPGQDRFDFMLEILSQHKDGAVIILDSTNPESILQTRKFIDFIKKTGKPFIVACNKQDLENSLSTEKIAQILGLPPGIVKPLVAKDKNSCLKLLTEFYGLLSYNKKVA, encoded by the coding sequence ATGGAGCTAAAAATTTTGGTTACCGGTGCATTTGCCGCAGGAAAAACACAATTTATAAATACGATTACTGGTGATGCTGTTAAAACAGAAGTCCAGCTATCCCAGAAAACAGAAAAACTGCAGAAAGATAAAACCACCGTTGCAATGGATTACGGAAAAATTGAGATAAACGGCACAAAAATACATCTTTTTGGAACACCTGGACAGGATAGATTTGATTTTATGCTTGAGATTTTAAGCCAGCATAAAGACGGTGCTGTAATTATTTTAGATAGCACCAATCCTGAAAGTATTCTTCAAACAAGAAAATTTATTGATTTTATCAAAAAGACAGGAAAACCTTTTATAGTTGCATGCAATAAGCAAGACTTAGAAAACAGCCTATCCACAGAAAAAATAGCACAAATACTTGGATTACCACCAGGTATTGTTAAGCCTTTAGTTGCAAAGGATAAAAATAGTTGCCTTAAGCTATTAACAGAATTCTATGGTCTCTTGAGTTATAACAAAAAAGTGGCATAG